In Podospora pseudopauciseta strain CBS 411.78 chromosome 2 map unlocalized CBS411.78m_2, whole genome shotgun sequence, the genomic stretch TTGCTGGGTGAACGTCCTCTTTGGCCAGCGGTAGCTGCGTCGTCATCTTGGTGATGTGCCAAGGACAATATAGAAGATTTGACGTTTCAAGAACGGTACCACGAGAATCAAAAGTATCTATGCACACTCTAACTACACATGAACATACTCATCGCGGGATTGACTACCTACGCGGCTTGCGTTGGGATGATTAAAAAAAGATCTAGTGTAAAATTGAGATCAAGACACATGAGATGAATTCCCTGGAGAACTACCATGCATGCAGACATACATATGTACACCAACAGGTCAAGGACTAAACCATCAATCTATGCTGTAAAATCACATCAGGTATCTCTCTATCTCCTTCATGCTCTGCGATGTCATCAGATCAGACCCCCGACTGTACATCTCGCATACCCCCCATCCACAGCCTCTTCCCGCGGCCAACACAAAACAGATGCATATCTGCACCTCGCAGTTACTGACGCTTGTAGTCCATCCCCAAACACATCGCCAGAACTGGATAGAGTGACCGTGTCGATATATGAGACATTGGGTATTACCAGCGAGTGTGGACTGACGCTTGATGTCGCTTCCCCCCCACTCCGTCGTTTATTTTACGCAAACATGCTGTCAAAAAACCAAAATACCCTATAAACGCCATGCGCCGCCCCAGACACACGAAAGCCAACCATCCAGGTGAACACCGAGCAATGTCAGAACGCCCTGAACAGAGCAGTAAATGATCCCACGATCCAACTTTTTACGCTTATTCCTGGTACTCCTTTTGGAGGTAGACGCACGATACCATGGCGTGATCACGCTCATAGGGTTCTGAGTATGATAGTTAGCATCTGGATCATTGTATTTCAAGACAAATCATCTGTCGTGGGACTTACCAAGAGTAAGTTGCTCCTTGGGAACAAACTTGTCCTCACGGAGCTTCTGGACTTCGCTGGCAAACACTTGCTCAGGGGGCGCTGTGCTGTCAATGCAGGACGCCTTGATGGAGATGAGAAGACCACCACCCTGCTTCAGGAACAACTTGGCGTTGATACCGACAATTCTGGCCTGATCGGGCTGGGCAACATCGGCGAAGATGACATCGACCATCGGCAAAAGCATGCGGTAGGCCATGGGCTTCCGGGCGTCCTCAACGATGGGAATGACGTTTGTGCGGCGGGTCTAGTGAAGAGTCAGTATTTCGCGGTTTTGCAATCGAATGACGGGCTTCAACGTACAGCCATGTTGATAAGATCTCTGCCAGAGCGGTGAGAGAACTCAACTGCGTAGACGGAACCGGTAGGGCCGACGATATCGGCAACGTGGGAAACGGAGGTACCGGATGCAGCACCGAGGTAGAGGACCTTGGAACCGGGCTTCATGTAGATGGTCTCGAGACCACCGAGGATACCGGCAGCCAACTTGGAACGGAAAGGATTCCAGATCTGAAGTCCATGTTGTTAGCGCATGTTCATGGAGAACGCTGATAGCCAAGACTAGCACTCTGCAACTGAAAAACTTACACGGTACTCGGTCTTGGTGGCGTTGCCCTCGTCGTTCTTGCCAGTCTCAACAGAGATTCTCTTCTCGCCGTAGACAGACTCGCCAGGTACAAGGTTGGCAGTGGCGAGCAAATCCTCCTTTCCACCGCGGGCAACGAAGACACCCTTGTGACGATGGGGCTCGACGATGACCTTCTTgccgccagcagcaccaccggcaccaccaccgcgaccaccaccgcggccACTGTTGAATTGGTTAGCATCTGCCATAGTGGCTCGTAGATCGACATTCAAACGTACCCACGACCACCACGGGCAGGACCGCCACGGCCACCGCCGCGAGGACCACCGCGGGCACCACCACGGGcaccaccacgaccgccGAAACCGGCTATGTATTCAGTCAGCAAATGTCATTGGAAATGTTGAGGCGAGAGAAGACAGCAAAGTAGCAGGCCGGAGGAGAGGCGCAGGAGATCGCAAACTTTGGAGGGAAGCGAAGATCGAAAACTTCATTCGCAATCCTCGGCGCGCAGAATCTGAGCGCTCGCATCGTCCAAAAGCAAAGCCATCGCAATCCAATGCCGTCAATTGATACAAGAAAAGAGAATCTAGAAc encodes the following:
- the NOP1_1 gene encoding Small subunit processome complex component (EggNog:ENOG503NV08; COG:A; BUSCO:EOG092648VW), with protein sequence MGFERGGRGGGRGGGNFRGGDRGGRGGGRGGAGFGGRGGARGGARGGPRGGGRGGPARGGRGGRGGGRGGGAGGAAGGKKVIVEPHRHKGVFVARGGKEDLLATANLVPGESVYGEKRISVETGKNDEGNATKTEYRIWNPFRSKLAAGILGGLETIYMKPGSKVLYLGAASGTSVSHVADIVGPTGSVYAVEFSHRSGRDLINMATRRTNVIPIVEDARKPMAYRMLLPMVDVIFADVAQPDQARIVGINAKLFLKQGGGLLISIKASCIDSTAPPEQVFASEVQKLREDKFVPKEQLTLEPYERDHAMVSCVYLQKEYQE